The genomic region ACATTAAATACATTTGAGGTTCCGGAGCAGATCCATCAGAAAGCTCAGAAAGAAGAGGTATCGATGAATGCACTCTATGCTCAGGAAATTGCCAAAAAGCAGAGTGAAACCTCGAACACATCAGATAGTGAGAATAATCAAAGTGATCCCATGGAATCAGCTAATAACAGTGACGATGAAGAGAATAAGCCCGATAATCAGCAGAACAACCGAGAATCTCAAAGCAATAAAGTCCATCAAAAATTAATTGAAAGGTTTATTGAGGAAAAAGACTTCATTCCTCCTGGTCTTAAGAAGAAAATGGATGATGAGCCCGCGGATAAAGGGACAGATAAGGAGTCAAGAGCTTCTGATTCAGAAATTCATAAGGAAAATGATTCAGAATCCAAGCCAAAGGACGACGGGGAAATCGATTCAGAAGAAAATAAAGATTTCATACCACCAGGTCTTAGGAAAAATGATAAAAAGGTCCCGCCCGGTCATCAAAAAACTCCTCCTGGTTTAGAAAAAAAAGAGAAGAAGAAGCATCGTGGTCCCCCACATCAGCATCGCAATCAGGAGGACCAGGAATGGATTCCACCTGGATTAAGATAACGGGATATAGGTATAAAGGCCTGTCATTTTCATCCGACATCCTTACTACATTTAAGTAGGGATGTTTTTTTATTTTTATTTTTTTAATATTTATCTTCCACTAGTATTATTTGCGTTATATAATAATGGGGAATTTAAAAAAAGGGGAGTGCGAGATGGAACAAACACAATCAAGCAAAAAGAGGGTTATTCTTATTACCTCTATTGTTCTCGTTGTAGTGATTGGCGCTATAGTGGCTTTTGCTTATAATAAAGTTACGCAAAACCCGCTGGTTCAGTATGCCAATGCCGAGAAGAAAACCTTTAATGAGGTGTGGGACTACTATGAGGAGTATTATGGAGATTCACAGAAATTAAATGAACGTTTACTTGAAGAAGCCTATGAGTCTTCATCTGAGTTTACTGCCAGCGTCGAAGTGCCTGCTCAATTGACCATGGTTCAGCCGCAACTGGCTATGGTTCAGCAGCTGATTGATTCTGCAGCTCTATCTACAGATGTTAAGGTGAATCCGGATTCCAATGAAACCTATGCTGGTCTGGATGTTACGATGCAGGGAGAAAGCTTACTGAATGGTCATTTATATCAAAACGAAGAGAATACTTCCCTTCAGGTACCGGATTTGTATGATCAATATTTTACCGTCAACAACAAATCATTAGGAGAGGAACTCGAAAAGCAGGGGATTCAGGACTTCCCTTATGACGAGGTACCTAACTTTGCAGAGATTATGAAAAATTCGATGACACCTGAAGAAGCCAAGGAAATGGCAAAGGAATATTTGGGAGTAATCACTGATCAGCTCTCTGAAGAAAAGGTCAATGTAACGGAGAATGAAGAATATAAGGGTTCTACTTACACCAAACTTGCGGTTCATTTTACAGAGGATGAAGTTCGTCAGATTTTAACGGATATCCTGACCAAAATGAAAGATGACGAACGTTTCAAATACCAGTTTGGTTCGACAAAGCTTCAAAAGGAAGAAGTTGACCGACTGATAGGAGAAGTAGACCATTTAAGTCTGCCAGATGGATTGGATTATGAAGCTTATATGTCAGGGGATACAGTGGCTTACCGTAATCTTTCCTTTAATGCTGCAGATCAGGCTGAAGTAACCGTCAATATGGATACAATTGTGAAAGAAAACAATGAATATGAATTTAACATTGGTGTTGAAGGTGTTCCAAATAATGGAGAGGGAGAATTCCTCGTACAGTATACAGAGGATGGAAAACCTGATGGCGATGCCTATAATGTACATCATGTCTTTAATATAACGGCATCTGATGCAATGCAGGATATCGATGCATCAATTGAGGCTGATTCTGTACTCAAAGAAAATACATGGGAGAGTCAATTTCACTTAGTTGTGAATCAGCCGCAAATGGCGCAGATTCCTGATATCAGCGGTCATATCAATACTAGCAGTACGAACGAAGAAAACGGTGGAAACAGCGATTTTGAATTTGGGCTTGATTTCTCTATGCAGGATCCAAATGCCGGCAACATCACGGGTGGAGTAACGATTAATGGAGAAACGGAATATTCCTTTACGGATGATCTGGAATTTCCAACCGTTGATAAAAATAATTCGGTTAATGTAGTAGAACTGTCCGATTCAGAGTGGCAGCAAATCGGTAGGGAAATACAGAAAAATGCAATGGAGCATTATCAATCCCTAATAGGTGGTGGATTTGGCGGCGGAATGATGCCTGGTAATTTTTAAAAAATTGAATTAAAATGAGAATATTGAATTAGTATCTAAAGGAGCGGGTTGTTTTGATCTGGACATTGTTTCGATATAAATGGAAAAGGATCATGAAGCAACCTGCTCTTCTTTTGTCGATTATGTTTTTTCCTTTTATATTTATCGGCTTCTTTTTATTTTTCATTGCTCAAACGATCGATGAAAGTACAGATAGAATTCACGTTGCCATTGTTGATGAAGATCAGACATTCGAAACGAAAACGTTGGCGAATCAGCTACAAGCGGAGGACGCTCTGTCTGAGGTACTGCGGATGAGATCATTAGATGAGGAACAGGCCAAACAGGAACTTGCTGCTAATAAAATAACAGCTGTCATCTATATACCTGAGGGATTCACTGCTGACCTCAGAACAGGAATAAATACACCTATTCAAGTGACGACAAATAACCAGAATGTGTTCTCATCCAGCATGGTCAAAATGCTTTTAAATAGTGGAGCAAAATATATATCAGCGGCCCAGAGCGGGATAAATACACTGTATGATTTATATATACAGGATTTGCCGCCGGAAGAAGATCCTCAGAGCATGCTGCAGCAGATGATTGTGAATTATACTCTGTTTGCGCTTAATCGCAATGACCTGTTTGAAACTGAACAAGTGGAGTCAGGGGCATCTATAGGATGGGAAAATCATGGGGTTATTGCCTTTTTATTAACCAGTATACTTATTTCTTCATTATTTCTTCAGATTTTTACACACAGAGAAAGTAGTCAGGGATTGGAAGATCGTATGCGAACGCTTGGATCAACTTCCTTCACTTTTATGTGGAGTCAGTATATGTATTATGTCGGGTTTCTATTTGTAAATGTGAGTATACTCAATGGTATCCTTTTTGTTCTGACTGATCTCGACTGGCTTTTTCATGGCTTAACCCTTATCACATGGCTGATCGTCAGCCTTACTGCAGCCCTTCTCCTCTGTTTCCTGGAATGGTACCTGGACAATCAGACTACCCGGACGAATATTTATTTATTACTGGTTTTTGCCGGACTCCTAATAAGTGGTGTGTGGATTCCCGTTATCTATTTGCCTGACTGGATTGAGCAGATTCTTTCCATCTCACCATTTCATCATATATACCAGGCATTTGCAGGAACGATCACTTTTGGTGATAATCCCTTTGACCACTGGGGTTATCTGCTTGCAGGGTGGCTCGTTTTTGCCGTTGTACTTATGACTGGAATATGGAGAAGGGAGCAGAAAAATGGGTACATATCTTATCCTTTTAAATAAGCTAATTCATCAGAATAAATGGCGATTCTTTTTTATCATCGGTTTTCCTTTCTTTTTAGGGTTTATTGTGCTTCCCTTCGTAACAGATACGCTGGATGAAAGTGATATTCCCATCGGCTGGGTGACAAAAGAAGATTCGGAAACTTTAACAACCATTGCTGAAAGAATCCAGGAACACCCCAGAATAACCATTATTCAAATGACGGAAGAGGAAGCCTATCGGGGTGTGAAGCGAAAAGAAATGGAGGCAGCATTTATTCTAAGTGAAAAATTTCAGGAACAAATCAAGGCAGGTAAAATAGATGAGTTGATCACCTGGATTCGTTCAGAAGAGTCTTTTTTTGATTCCTTTGTCAAAGAAAAAGTCGCCTCGGAAGTTATGCGCTTTGCCTTAAGCAGCAAAGCAGCCAATGATGTGATGATGTATAAAGGATTAACAGATAAACAGCATTGGCAATCGGTCTATCAGCATGCAGAGAAGTATTGGGAACCAGAACCCTTATTTCAAATGAAATTTACGCCATACTCATCTTCAGAAGCTGACTCGGCTGATGAGAAGTCTGTTCTGCCCAAAGGATATGCCGCTCTCTTTGGCTTCTGGATGTGGTATGCATGGATGATTTTTGCCGTTTTACTGCTCTCATTATATAAGTGGAAGAAACAGGGGATTTTATCCAGACTACGTATACACCATGGGAGTCTTGTCCCCTTTTACATGCGCTTTTATATTCTCACTGGCGGATTTGTTATATTTCTCTTTCTGGCTGTAAGTTATCTTTCAAGTCGGTCTGTGGAGGCTTACGGGTATTCTTTTACAGGCTTATTATTCCCTTCTGTTATAATTTTGGCTCTCATTTTACTGTTAACCATTAGTGTTACATATATTGTAAAAAAGCCGTCTGTATTTTTGCTCATCTGCATGTTGTTTTCCATGATGTCTTTATTCTTTTCCTTTCTGACATTTGTCTCTAATGAACCAAATACCTGGAGGATTATTTTTCCCCATACATGGCTTTATCAATTAATGTCCTGATAAAGTCAATGGTAACGATTATGAAAAGGTGCGGATGTAATGTGATTGAAATAGAGAAAGTGGATTATTCTATAAAGAAAGAGGCCATTCTAAAGGATGTGTCGGCTACCATCCAGCAGGGAGAATCCATTGGTGTTATAGGTCCCAATGGTGCCGGAAAGTCAACTTTTTTAAAAATTATCGCCTCCATAGTAAAACCTTCCAGTGGTAAAATTTATTATCAAGGAAATGCCTATGAAGAAAATATTAAGGAACTAAGGAAGAATATGGGGTATATTCCACAGGATATTGCTTTATTTGAAGATTTAACTGTATATGAACAAATTGCATTTTGGCAAAAGGCTGCGAAGCAAAAGGTTTCGCGAAACAATGTGAACCAGGTGATGGATGCGCTTCACTTAAATGAAGTGAAGGGGCAAAAAATAAAAGCATTATCCGGTGGATGGAAGCGAAAGATAAATGTAGGAATAGGGCTCCTGCATAAACCTGAAATTATCTTATTAGATGAACCAACGGCGGGTGTCGATCTTGCTGCAAAGGACGATTTGATTCAGTGGCTGAGGCTGTTACATAAGGAAGGAAAAACCCTGTTAATCATTAGCCATGACTGGGATGTCTTAAATCGTCTATGTGATAAGTTAATGATTTTTCAGCAGGGCCGATTGTTGTTTTATGATGAAGTTTCAAGACTGGAGGAATTTGAACAGCAGGCTATGAGGAATAGATCCTCTGAGGAATTGAGGAAAATATTAAGGCTAAGATAGTTGAGACAATAGGAGTGTTTGAACATGAAAGAACAAGTGGCCATTGTTACGGGTGCATCCAGAGGAATTGGAAAGGAAATCGCAAGGCAACTCGCTGAACGGGGAGTTAAACTGTCTATTTTGGGCAGTTCAGAACAAATACATAAAACCAGAAAAGAGTTAATGGATCAGGGACTGGAAAATATTATTTCTTTCAAAGCAGATGTAGCCAAAGAATATGAAGTTGAACACGTAGTCGAAGCAACAAAAAACGCTTATGGACAAGTCGATATGCTAGTCAACAATGCGGGAGTAGGACTGTTTAAACAAGTCGAGGATGTAACCCTTGAAGAGTGGAAGAAGACATTTGAAGTTAATGTGCAAGGTGTGTTTCTATGCACAAAAGCAGTACTTCCTTCTATGAAAAGACAGCAGTCAGGTACGATTATCACAGTATCATCAGATGTTGCAAGATATACCATTCCGAACGGCTCACTCTATACGGCTACAAAATATGCCGTCCAGGGCTTCATGGGTTCTGTTTCCCAGGAAGTACGGGAGCACAGGATTCGTGTGGGGACCGTCAATCCCGGAATGGTGGATACATATTTTGCCGACAGCAGACAGGGTGACCCATCCAAAGAAGACTGGCTCAAAGTACAGGATATTGCTAAGGCAGTTCTATACATGGCCGAGGCACCTGAACATATGCTGATTGATGAATTACACCTTCATCCGTTTGCACAGGATTATCCTCGCTCGTAATTACAGAGCAGGGTGTCTGAAGTCAAAAATGTAAAATAAAGAGAGGGGATATCCCCTCTCCTTAAACATAATAAACAGGTGTATCCTGTGTGATGGCGTGTTCCAGATAATGAATCAGATTCTGATGGGAGCCAACAATTGTTGTTTCATCATACCCATAATGATAGGCATGTAAAAACGTTTCAATCTTTTTCGATAAAAAGTCGTCATCGGTTCTTACCATCAGGACGAGTAAATCATCCCATTGCCCCCATAAAGTAAAATACATCGCTTTATCGTAATCGACCATATTCATCACAAATTCCCCCCGTAAAAAAGGGTTCGGTTTTAGTGTGACACAATAACCAACTTCACTTACATGGCCTTTTTTGGATATGGAACCAATTATGGTTTTGGAAAATCCTTAATCACATAAACTCCGGAAGTGCACAAATAATAAGTCTGTACCATCCAAAAAAGGAGGCCATTCCATTGAATAAAATAAAGTTAATGGGAGCAACTTTGCTGACAGCTGTAACCATTACGGGATGTCAGGGTGGCGATGAAACTGGTCTTGGCAATAATGGAGATAATGGACTTCAGCCAGTAAGATATAACAACACAACTGATATCGCTCCTAACCGCGAGCGTATCAACATGGATGGTCGCGATTTAGGTCCCCAATACAACAATGAAAATAACAGAAACATTGATAATGGCAACCGGGACGATATTAATGGACAATTTAACAATAACGACACACCTCGTAATATGAATAACACCAATGATGGGAATAACAATGATGCAGATGGTCATAATCAATACGATGTAGCAGACCGGGCAGCAGACAGAATCACAGATGAAATCAAGGAAGTCGATCAGGCATACGTGTTTGCAGGCAACGAAAATGCATATGTAGCTGTAGCCTTTAAAGGAGATCAAAACGATGAGGTAACGGATAAACTGAAGAATCGCATCTCCAAGGTTGTAAAAGCAACAGATGAAGATATAGATGACGTATTTGTTTCCGCAAACCCTGAATTCTTTAATCAAGCAGGAGATTATGCAGATCAAATTGAAAATGGGGACCCAATTGAAGGATTGTTTAACGAAATGGGCGATATGTTCCAACGTATTTTCCCGACCGATAATGATCAGTAACAGTAAAAGCGAAGGGCTTAGCCCCTTCGCTTTTTTATTAGAAAAGCGAAGGCGACTGTTCAGGTCATGCGGGATAAGACGAAGACATGGAGTGGCCTGGGTTTTGCCACGGAATGGCTTTGACTTATAACCGCCGTGACCTAGGAGCCGCAGCTGGACAATAGAAAAGTGAAGGCGACCGTTTAGGCCCGACGGCATAAGCAGAATATCCGGAGTGGCCGCTTTTTTTCGCCATGTAGGGTAGTCTGCTTATGACCGCTTGGGCCTGGGAGCCGCAGCTGGACAAAGAAAAGCGAAGGCGACTGTTCAGGTCATAAAAACATTGAAAATTTTGACTCCCTCCTACATATAATGTATCAATCATCGATTAAGGGAGAGGTTTCATGTTAAAGACAGAGTATTCCAAGTTAGAGCGGGCAATCGATGAAATAACAGAAGTCGCGGAAGGATTCGGACTGGACTTTTATCCAATGCGCTATGAAATTTGCCCTACAGATATTATTTATACCTTTGGTGCGTATGGGATGCCCACACGTTTTTCCCATTGGAGTTTTGGAAAGCAGTTTCACAAAATGAAACTGCAGGAAGAACTGGGCTTAAGCAAAATTTATGAATTAGTCATCAACTCTAATCCATGCTATGCATTTTTATTAAATTCAAACAGTTTAATTCAAAATAAATTAATTGTTGCTCATGTTTTAGGTCATAGTGATTTCTTTAAGAACAATTTGCGGTACCATAAAACGGGAGAGGATATGGTTGAAAGTATGGCCGCAACGGCGGACCGCATACAGGCGTATGAAAAACAGTATGGAAAGAAGGAAGTAGAAGCCTTTTTGGATGCGGTATTAGCAATTAATGAGCATATCGATCCTTCTTTACTTAGAACAGAAGGCGAAACAGACGAATCCCCGGAGCCTGTTTTCCAGCCTCGTCAGAGAATTGAAAATGACTATGATGATTTGTTTGGAATTGACCCCAATGAAGATCCTGTTAAAGAAGAAGCGGTAAGCCGTTATAAGAAGATCCCTGAGATGCCGGAAAAGGACCTGCTATTATTTATAGAAGGTCACAGCAGGGAGCTTGAGGATTGGCAGAGGGATATTCTAACGATGATGCGTGAAGAAATGAAATACTTCTGGCCTCAGCTGGAAACGAAAATCATGAACGAAGGATGGGCTTCCTATTGGCATTCCCGAATTTTGCGTGAATTAGATTTATCGAGTGACGAAACCGTTGAATTTGCTAAACTTCATTCAGGGGTTACGGCACCATCCAGTACATCTATAAATCCTTATCGCTTAGGTATAAAAATATTCGAGGATATTGAACAGAGATATAATCATCCAACCGAAGAAATGAAACAGCGGGGTGTGAAACCAGGTTCAGGCCGGGATAAACTATTTGAAGTCCGGGAAATTGAGTCGGATATTTCCTTTATTCGTAACTATTTAACAAAAGAAATTGTGGAAGAAGAGGATCTATACCTTTTTCAAAAGCAGGGAAGAGAGTATAAAGTCGTGGAAAAGGACTGGACAGAGGTCAGGGATCAGTTGATTGCTATGCGGGTAAACGGAGGCTTTCCTTATATTACAGTGGAAGATGGGGACTATTTACGAAATGGTGAACTTTACCTCCTTCATCATTATGAAGGAGTCGAATTGGATCTTAATTACCTGGAAAAAACGATGCCTTATATATATCAGCTATGGGGGCGTACCATACACATGGAAACAATCGTTGACGACCGTATTACTGTATTCAGCTGTGAAGGTGAAAAAGTAAAGAAGCGCTATATATGAAAAAAGCGGAAGGGCCCGTTTCCAGGGCCTTTCCGCTTTTCTTGTCCAGCTGCGGCTCCCAGGTCGCCTCCGCTTTTCCTTGTCCCTAACTGGATTTTCTCCAGTTTTCTTCCTGGTCTTTTGTGGTTTTTCTAATATTTGTGATCCATGCTTTATCCTCATCCATCATTTTTTTGGCTGCATAGATGGTAAAAAACTGAACGATAATAATTGGAATTCCCATCAAGCCGGACAGAACTTCTAATGGAGGCAATCCACCAATTCGCATTAATACCAGGGCGAAAATCGTGACCACGGCTGCAACGATAAGAGGTAAATATTTTGATGGCTCAGACTTACTCATATTCCGCAGACCTGTGTATGATGCGATGGTATAGGTTGTTGAATCAAGGGTTGTGGTCATAAATATAATTGCCACAATCATGAATACGGATATAGTTAAGGATGATAATGGCAGGGAAGATAAAATAGCCGGGATGGCTGCCATTGCATCCTCGGTCACAATATCCAGCACGTTTACTTCACCGGTTAAATACCGATGTACACCCAGTCCGCCCAGTACACCGGTTGCCACCCAGGAAATAAGCATAGGTGCAAAGAAATAAGTCAGAATCATCTCTTTAATCGTTCGGCCCCGGGAAATTTTTGCGGCAAAGACACTGTGCAGCATTGCCCATGTAGCACTGTAAGCAAACCAGAATACGATATTACTTTCAATATATGTCGTTCCTCCTAAATCCAGAGCATTGGTGTAGAAGGACAGGTCTATATAATGAGAGAGTAGAAATCCGACACTTTCGGTAAAATAATTCAGGATAAAAACGCCCGGACCTATAATCATAATAAACAGGGCAAGCGCACCTGCAAGGTAGATATTTAATGTACTTAAACGTTTAATTCCTTTTTCAATCCCCAGATAAGCACTTAAGGAGAACAAGACGACCCATACAATGGTTACCGTTAATGTAAGGCCGTATGACTGTTCAATATTCAATAATGCAGCTAAATTGTATGTGATAATCGGGGCCCCTAGCCCAAGAGTTACAGCTGCTCCGGCCAAAATACTTACGAGAAAGATGATATCCAGAATTTTTCCGCCAAGTCCATCGGTAAACTTATCTCCAAAGATACTCCGGCAGGCTTCTGAAATCCTCATTAACGGCTTTTTTCTTACATGAATGATGTAGCCAATGGCAGGTGCCGCCATTACGAAAATCGCAAATACCTGAACGCTCCACATGAACATACTGTAAGCATTTCCCCACAGCAAGGCTTCTGGAGAGCCTGGATCAACACCCCTAGGTGGATCGTTAGCTACCTGTGTCCATTCAATCATTCCAGTACGCATAATCGTTGAACCAAGCCCCATGGCAATCAGAATAGAAGCATATTCAAATAAAGAAAAACGGGGCTTTTCCATCGGATCTCCTAACACTACATTTCCGTACCTGGAAAAAGCAAAATAGAAACCAGCTGCGGCCAGAATGATGGCATACCAAATGTAACCCGATTTAAACACACGGACAACCTGATCAAAAATCTGATTTAACAGTCTAAGGGATTCGTCTTCATATAAAGCAAAGGGAATAGAAATCAAAACCATAATAACGATTGATGGAATAAAAATTCGATGATCAATGAGCTTAAGGTTTTTGGTGTTCCTGGTCTTTTTATTTTCCATATCCATACCCCCATTACAGTGCTGAGTGATTATCCAAACAGACTCGTATGGGCGTACATTACATTTTAATAATGCTCAGACAGACGAATCTCCCATTAAAAAGAAGGAAAAAATTCACTTATTTTTCTCATGGTCGTTGGGGTTACCTCCTAATTTGACGAACAGCATCCCCTTCATACAAATATGCACGCCCATCATACAAGTCGAAATTTTTCCGCAATTGATATTTTAACATATATTTAAAAAGAACTGCCTTTAATCTGCAGTTAAAAGCCACCACACATATTTTGGAAATAAAAACCAATTATGTGAGGGACTTTCATTACGTTACATATGTTTACATTCTGCTAACATTTCAATTACTTATGGTGAAGCGTCCTGTTTTACTGGTATAATGATTTTTGTCACTGTCTAAATTACGCTAAAAGTAGGTGTTCCTATGGCAAAAATCATCGTATTCATCACCACCTTTGTGACCATGAATACCCTTTTTCTTTTACCTGTTTTTGCTCAGACGAGTCCTTCTGCTCCAGTTATCTCCAGTCAGTCAGCAGTTATGATTGATGCGGATAATGGAAGTATCCTGTATGAAAAAAATAGTACAATTCCTATGTATCCGGCAAGCCTCACCAAAATTGCAACAGCTATTTATGCGATAGAAAATGGAGACTTGGACAACAAGGTAACCGTCAGCGAAAATGCCGTTGATATAGAAGGAACGACTGTTTTTCTGGAAGCAGGGGAGCAGTTGACTTTAAGAAAGCTGATTCAGGGACTTTTAATTAATTCCGGAAATGATGCGGGCATTGCTATTGCCGAGCATTTAAGCGGGAGCGTGAATCAGTTCGCAGAGGATTTAAACAACTATCTGAAAAATAAAATAGGAGTGGAACAGACCCACTTTGAGAATCCCCATGGACTTTTCCACCCTGATCACACGACAACAGCTAAGGACCTCGCCATGATAACAAAGTATGCCTTAAAAAACCGTGAGTTTCGTGACATTTTTGGAACCGTAGAAATGGAATGGCATGGCAAGTCCTGGGATACGACCCTTATTTCTCATCACAAAATGCTTAAAGGAGAAATTCCTTTTGCAGGTGTGGCTGGTGGAAAAACGGGTTATGTTGATCAGTCCGGACATACGCTTGCTACATTGGCCAAACGGGAACATCTTAATTTGATTGTCATTACAATGCAAAGCCCATACAAACGAGAGGCCTATCAGGATACCGCCAGTCTATTAAACTATGGCTTTGATCATTTTGAAACTACCACAATAAAGGGTCTTTCGAAAAAGGATCTTTCGAAGGTTGACTTCAACAACAAGGAGTTTATCATTCCGGAAAACCTTACCTATACCCACCTGAAAAATCAGGACAAGGTTACGAAGAAAATGACAAAAGAGGGGAAACTCGAACTTTATAATCAGAACGGAGAACGAATTAATTCTTATCAGTTAGTGGAGGCAGGTTCAGATCAAGAAGATAAAAAGACCGAGCCTGTAAAAAAAGAGGAAACATCTAAATCTGGCATATACGTCACCAGTTTAATGGCTGGGGTAATCATTGCGGGGTTTATCGGTTTTGTGTATCGGAAAAAACGAATCCAAAAAAATTCATATCGATCATTTATGTAAAAA from Virgibacillus sp. MSP4-1 harbors:
- a CDS encoding BCCT family transporter, encoding MENKKTRNTKNLKLIDHRIFIPSIVIMVLISIPFALYEDESLRLLNQIFDQVVRVFKSGYIWYAIILAAAGFYFAFSRYGNVVLGDPMEKPRFSLFEYASILIAMGLGSTIMRTGMIEWTQVANDPPRGVDPGSPEALLWGNAYSMFMWSVQVFAIFVMAAPAIGYIIHVRKKPLMRISEACRSIFGDKFTDGLGGKILDIIFLVSILAGAAVTLGLGAPIITYNLAALLNIEQSYGLTLTVTIVWVVLFSLSAYLGIEKGIKRLSTLNIYLAGALALFIMIIGPGVFILNYFTESVGFLLSHYIDLSFYTNALDLGGTTYIESNIVFWFAYSATWAMLHSVFAAKISRGRTIKEMILTYFFAPMLISWVATGVLGGLGVHRYLTGEVNVLDIVTEDAMAAIPAILSSLPLSSLTISVFMIVAIIFMTTTLDSTTYTIASYTGLRNMSKSEPSKYLPLIVAAVVTIFALVLMRIGGLPPLEVLSGLMGIPIIIVQFFTIYAAKKMMDEDKAWITNIRKTTKDQEENWRKSS
- a CDS encoding D-alanyl-D-alanine carboxypeptidase family protein, whose product is MAKIIVFITTFVTMNTLFLLPVFAQTSPSAPVISSQSAVMIDADNGSILYEKNSTIPMYPASLTKIATAIYAIENGDLDNKVTVSENAVDIEGTTVFLEAGEQLTLRKLIQGLLINSGNDAGIAIAEHLSGSVNQFAEDLNNYLKNKIGVEQTHFENPHGLFHPDHTTTAKDLAMITKYALKNREFRDIFGTVEMEWHGKSWDTTLISHHKMLKGEIPFAGVAGGKTGYVDQSGHTLATLAKREHLNLIVITMQSPYKREAYQDTASLLNYGFDHFETTTIKGLSKKDLSKVDFNNKEFIIPENLTYTHLKNQDKVTKKMTKEGKLELYNQNGERINSYQLVEAGSDQEDKKTEPVKKEETSKSGIYVTSLMAGVIIAGFIGFVYRKKRIQKNSYRSFM